One part of the Arabidopsis thaliana chromosome 4, partial sequence genome encodes these proteins:
- the ORP1C gene encoding OSBP(oxysterol binding protein)-related protein 1C has translation MHPFCCVTTVSDHSPSMPPLPEPQPPLPNYAADFGSARSEPIITRSASQSYNHSGQFNNNLIHSLSFNHHQSDVTDRLGQRVLALPAAVREPPVDVKINDIVGNGIAGILYKWVNYGRGWRPRWFVLQDGVLSYYKIHGPDKIFVSPETEKGSKVIGDESARMISRHNRRGGSSSSCQLRRKPFGEVHLKVSSVRESRSDDKRFSIFTGTKRLHLRAETREDRTTWVEALQAVKDMFPRMSNSELMAPTNNLAMSTEKIRLRLIEEGVSELAIQDCEQIMKSEFSALQSQLVLLKQKQWLLIDTLRQLETEKVDLENTVVDESQRQADNGCSGELRHEKFSEGTATESDDDNERGDAAEEEFDEEENTFFDTRDFLSSSSFKSSGSGFRTSSFSSDEDGFESEDDIDPSIKSIGCNYPRVKRRKNLPDPVEKEKSVSLWSMIKDNIGKDLTKVCLPVYFNEPLSSLQKCFEDLEYSYLLDRAFEYGKRGNSLMRILNVAAFAVSGYASTEGRICKPFNPLLGETYEADYPDKGLRFFSEKVSHHPMVVACHCDGTGWKFWGDSNLRSKFWGRSIQLDPVGVLTLQFDDGEILQWSKVTTSIYNLILGKLYCDHYGTMRIEGSAEYSCKLKFKEQSIIDRNPHQVHGIVQNKSGKTVATMFGKWDESIHFVTGDCSGKGKLSEDMSGAQLLWKRSKPPGNATKYNLTRFAITLNELTPGLKERLPPTDSRLRPDQRYLENGEFEMANTEKLRLEQRQRQARKMQERGWKPRWFMKEKGSESYRYKGGYWEAREDGSWVDCPDIFGHIDSDQQMIE, from the exons ATGCATCCCTTCTGTTGCGTTACAACTGTCTCCGATCACTCTCCTTCGATGCCTCCGTTACCTGAACCACAACCGCCTCTACCGAATTACGCCGCCGATTTTGGTTCGGCGAGATCCGAACCGATTATAACTCGATCTGCTTCTCAAAGTTATAATCATTCAGGTCAATTCAATAACAATCTTATTCATAGTCTCTCGTTTAATCATCACCAGAGTGATGTAACGGATCGATTGGGGCAACGCGTTTTAGCTTTGCCGGCGGCGGTTAGAGAACCACCGGTTGATGTTAAGATTAACGATATCGTTGGGAATGGAATTGCTGGGATTTTGTATAAGTGGGTGAATTATGGTAGAGGATGGAGACCTAGGTGGTTTGTTTTGCAAGATGGTGTTCTTTCTTATTATAAGATTCATGGACCTGATAAGATCTTTGTTAGTCCTGAAACTGAGAAAGGATCTAAAGTCATTGGAGATGAGTCTGCTCGTATGATCTCTAGGCATAATCGCCGTGGCGGTAGCAGTAGTAGTTGCCAGCTTCGTCGCAAGCCATTCGGAGAAGTCCATCTCAAG GTTTCTTCAGTTAGAGAGAGTAGATCAGATGATAAGAGGTTTTCCATTTTTACTGGTACCAAGAGGCTTCATTTGCGTGCGGAGACGCGAGAGGACCGAACAACTTGGGTTGAGGCTTTACAAGCTGTTAAAGATATGTTTCCAAGGATGTCTAATAGTGAGTTGATGGCTCCGACTAACAATTTGGCTATGTCGACGGAGAAGATTAGGTTAAGGTTGATTGAGGAAGGAGTAAGTGAGTTAGCTATTCAGGACTGTGAGCAAATTATGAAGTCTGAGTTCTCAGCACTTCAGAGCCAGCTGGTGCTTCTTAAACAGAAGCAGTGGCTTCTCATTGATACTCTTAGGCAGTTGGAG ACAGAAAAGGTAGATCTTGAGAACACAGTTGTAGATGAAAGTCAAAGACAGGCTGATAATGGATGTTCCGGTGAATTAAGACACGAGAAGTTCAGTG AAGGCACTGCCACTGAgtctgatgatgataatgaacgAGGTGATGCCGCCGAGGAGGAAtttgatgaggaagaaaataCCTTTTTTGATACACgtgattttctttcttcaagtTCTTTCAAGAGTAGTGGTTCTGGTTTTCGTACATCATCATTTTCGTCCGATGAAGATGGCTTTGAGTCTGAAGATGATATTGATCCTTCCATCAAGTCTATTGGATGCAATTATCCTCGCGTCAAAAGGAGGAAGAATTTACCTGATCCggttgaaaaagagaaaagtgttAGCCTTTGGTCAATGATCAAAGACAATATAGGGAAGGATCTCACAAAAGTCTGTCTTCCTGTTTACTTCAACGAGCCACTTTCTTCTTTACAGAAATGTTTTGAGGATTTGGAATATTCGTACCTTCTTGACCGAGCATTTGAATATGGCAAAAGG GGAAATAGCCTCATGAGGATACTTAATGTAGCTGCTTTTGCTGTATCTGGGTATGCATCAACTGAAGGAAGAATTTGCAAACCTTTTAATCCATTGTTAGGTGAAACATACGAGGCAGACTATCCAGACAAAGGCCTTCgatttttttcagaaaag GTCAGTCATCATCCTATGGTTGTCGCATGCCATTGTGATGGCACCGGATGGAAATTCTGGGGAGACAGCAATCTTAGGAGCAAATTCTGGGGTCGATCTATTCAGCTTGATCCTGTTGGTGTATTGACTTTGCAatttgatgatggagaaaTCCTTCAGTGGAGTAAG GTGACTACATCAATATACAATCTCATACTTGGTAAACTATACTGTGATCACTATGGTACTATGCGTATTGAGGGTAGTGCAGAATACTCATGTAAACTTAAATTCAAGGAGCAGTCCATCATAGACCGAAATCCTCATCAG GTTCATGGTATAGTTCAAAACAAGAGTGGGAAGACAGTGGCAACTATGTTTGGGAAATGGGATGAGAGCATACACTTTGTGACGGGTGATTGTTCTGGAAAAGGGAAATTGAGTGAAGATATGTCAGGAGCTCAACTTCTCTGGAAACGGAGCAAACCTCCTGGAAACGCAACAAAGTATAATCTAACACGTTTTGCAATCACATTGAATGAGCTTACACCTGGGCTTAAG GAGAGGCTGCCACCAACGGATTCAAGGCTGCGACCGGACCAGAGGTATCTCGAGAACGGAGAGTTTGAAATGGCCAACACAGAAAAGTTGCGGCTGGAACAGCGACAACGTCAG
- the ORP1C gene encoding OSBP(oxysterol binding protein)-related protein 1C (OSBP(oxysterol binding protein)-related protein 1C (ORP1C); FUNCTIONS IN: phosphoinositide binding, oxysterol binding; INVOLVED IN: steroid metabolic process, signal transduction; LOCATED IN: cellular_component unknown; EXPRESSED IN: 25 plant structures; EXPRESSED DURING: 15 growth stages; CONTAINS InterPro DOMAIN/s: Pleckstrin homology-type (InterPro:IPR011993), Oxysterol-binding protein (InterPro:IPR000648), Pleckstrin homology (InterPro:IPR001849); BEST Arabidopsis thaliana protein match is: OSBP(oxysterol binding protein)-related protein 1A (TAIR:AT2G31020.1); Has 35333 Blast hits to 34131 proteins in 2444 species: Archae - 798; Bacteria - 22429; Metazoa - 974; Fungi - 991; Plants - 531; Viruses - 0; Other Eukaryotes - 9610 (source: NCBI BLink).), translating to MHPFCCVTTVSDHSPSMPPLPEPQPPLPNYAADFGSARSEPIITRSASQSYNHSGQFNNNLIHSLSFNHHQSDVTDRLGQRVLALPAAVREPPVDVKINDIVGNGIAGILYKWVNYGRGWRPRWFVLQDGVLSYYKIHGPDKIFVSPETEKGSKVIGDESARMISRHNRRGGSSSSCQLRRKPFGEVHLKVSSVRESRSDDKRFSIFTGTKRLHLRAETREDRTTWVEALQAVKDMFPRMSNSELMAPTNNLAMSTEKIRLRLIEEGVSELAIQDCEQIMKSEFSALQSQLVLLKQKQWLLIDTLRQLETEKVDLENTVVDESQRQADNGCSGELRHEKFSGTATESDDDNERGDAAEEEFDEEENTFFDTRDFLSSSSFKSSGSGFRTSSFSSDEDGFESEDDIDPSIKSIGCNYPRVKRRKNLPDPVEKEKSVSLWSMIKDNIGKDLTKVCLPVYFNEPLSSLQKCFEDLEYSYLLDRAFEYGKRGNSLMRILNVAAFAVSGYASTEGRICKPFNPLLGETYEADYPDKGLRFFSEKVSHHPMVVACHCDGTGWKFWGDSNLRSKFWGRSIQLDPVGVLTLQFDDGEILQWSKVTTSIYNLILGKLYCDHYGTMRIEGSAEYSCKLKFKEQSIIDRNPHQVHGIVQNKSGKTVATMFGKWDESIHFVTGDCSGKGKLSEDMSGAQLLWKRSKPPGNATKYNLTRFAITLNELTPGLKERLPPTDSRLRPDQRYLENGEFEMANTEKLRLEQRQRQVIQMQERGWKPRWFMKEKGSESYRYKGGYWEAREDGSWVDCPDIFGHIDSDQQMIE from the exons ATGCATCCCTTCTGTTGCGTTACAACTGTCTCCGATCACTCTCCTTCGATGCCTCCGTTACCTGAACCACAACCGCCTCTACCGAATTACGCCGCCGATTTTGGTTCGGCGAGATCCGAACCGATTATAACTCGATCTGCTTCTCAAAGTTATAATCATTCAGGTCAATTCAATAACAATCTTATTCATAGTCTCTCGTTTAATCATCACCAGAGTGATGTAACGGATCGATTGGGGCAACGCGTTTTAGCTTTGCCGGCGGCGGTTAGAGAACCACCGGTTGATGTTAAGATTAACGATATCGTTGGGAATGGAATTGCTGGGATTTTGTATAAGTGGGTGAATTATGGTAGAGGATGGAGACCTAGGTGGTTTGTTTTGCAAGATGGTGTTCTTTCTTATTATAAGATTCATGGACCTGATAAGATCTTTGTTAGTCCTGAAACTGAGAAAGGATCTAAAGTCATTGGAGATGAGTCTGCTCGTATGATCTCTAGGCATAATCGCCGTGGCGGTAGCAGTAGTAGTTGCCAGCTTCGTCGCAAGCCATTCGGAGAAGTCCATCTCAAG GTTTCTTCAGTTAGAGAGAGTAGATCAGATGATAAGAGGTTTTCCATTTTTACTGGTACCAAGAGGCTTCATTTGCGTGCGGAGACGCGAGAGGACCGAACAACTTGGGTTGAGGCTTTACAAGCTGTTAAAGATATGTTTCCAAGGATGTCTAATAGTGAGTTGATGGCTCCGACTAACAATTTGGCTATGTCGACGGAGAAGATTAGGTTAAGGTTGATTGAGGAAGGAGTAAGTGAGTTAGCTATTCAGGACTGTGAGCAAATTATGAAGTCTGAGTTCTCAGCACTTCAGAGCCAGCTGGTGCTTCTTAAACAGAAGCAGTGGCTTCTCATTGATACTCTTAGGCAGTTGGAG ACAGAAAAGGTAGATCTTGAGAACACAGTTGTAGATGAAAGTCAAAGACAGGCTGATAATGGATGTTCCGGTGAATTAAGACACGAGAAGTTCAGTG GCACTGCCACTGAgtctgatgatgataatgaacgAGGTGATGCCGCCGAGGAGGAAtttgatgaggaagaaaataCCTTTTTTGATACACgtgattttctttcttcaagtTCTTTCAAGAGTAGTGGTTCTGGTTTTCGTACATCATCATTTTCGTCCGATGAAGATGGCTTTGAGTCTGAAGATGATATTGATCCTTCCATCAAGTCTATTGGATGCAATTATCCTCGCGTCAAAAGGAGGAAGAATTTACCTGATCCggttgaaaaagagaaaagtgttAGCCTTTGGTCAATGATCAAAGACAATATAGGGAAGGATCTCACAAAAGTCTGTCTTCCTGTTTACTTCAACGAGCCACTTTCTTCTTTACAGAAATGTTTTGAGGATTTGGAATATTCGTACCTTCTTGACCGAGCATTTGAATATGGCAAAAGG GGAAATAGCCTCATGAGGATACTTAATGTAGCTGCTTTTGCTGTATCTGGGTATGCATCAACTGAAGGAAGAATTTGCAAACCTTTTAATCCATTGTTAGGTGAAACATACGAGGCAGACTATCCAGACAAAGGCCTTCgatttttttcagaaaag GTCAGTCATCATCCTATGGTTGTCGCATGCCATTGTGATGGCACCGGATGGAAATTCTGGGGAGACAGCAATCTTAGGAGCAAATTCTGGGGTCGATCTATTCAGCTTGATCCTGTTGGTGTATTGACTTTGCAatttgatgatggagaaaTCCTTCAGTGGAGTAAG GTGACTACATCAATATACAATCTCATACTTGGTAAACTATACTGTGATCACTATGGTACTATGCGTATTGAGGGTAGTGCAGAATACTCATGTAAACTTAAATTCAAGGAGCAGTCCATCATAGACCGAAATCCTCATCAG GTTCATGGTATAGTTCAAAACAAGAGTGGGAAGACAGTGGCAACTATGTTTGGGAAATGGGATGAGAGCATACACTTTGTGACGGGTGATTGTTCTGGAAAAGGGAAATTGAGTGAAGATATGTCAGGAGCTCAACTTCTCTGGAAACGGAGCAAACCTCCTGGAAACGCAACAAAGTATAATCTAACACGTTTTGCAATCACATTGAATGAGCTTACACCTGGGCTTAAG GAGAGGCTGCCACCAACGGATTCAAGGCTGCGACCGGACCAGAGGTATCTCGAGAACGGAGAGTTTGAAATGGCCAACACAGAAAAGTTGCGGCTGGAACAGCGACAACGTCAGGTAATACAa
- the ORP1C gene encoding OSBP(oxysterol binding protein)-related protein 1C (OSBP(oxysterol binding protein)-related protein 1C (ORP1C); FUNCTIONS IN: phosphoinositide binding, oxysterol binding; INVOLVED IN: steroid metabolic process, signal transduction; LOCATED IN: cellular_component unknown; EXPRESSED IN: 25 plant structures; EXPRESSED DURING: 15 growth stages; CONTAINS InterPro DOMAIN/s: Pleckstrin homology-type (InterPro:IPR011993), Pleckstrin homology (InterPro:IPR001849), Oxysterol-binding protein (InterPro:IPR000648); BEST Arabidopsis thaliana protein match is: OSBP(oxysterol binding protein)-related protein 1A (TAIR:AT2G31020.1); Has 35333 Blast hits to 34131 proteins in 2444 species: Archae - 798; Bacteria - 22429; Metazoa - 974; Fungi - 991; Plants - 531; Viruses - 0; Other Eukaryotes - 9610 (source: NCBI BLink).), with amino-acid sequence MHPFCCVTTVSDHSPSMPPLPEPQPPLPNYAADFGSARSEPIITRSASQSYNHSGQFNNNLIHSLSFNHHQSDVTDRLGQRVLALPAAVREPPVDVKINDIVGNGIAGILYKWVNYGRGWRPRWFVLQDGVLSYYKIHGPDKIFVSPETEKGSKVIGDESARMISRHNRRGGSSSSCQLRRKPFGEVHLKVSSVRESRSDDKRFSIFTGTKRLHLRAETREDRTTWVEALQAVKDMFPRMSNSELMAPTNNLAMSTEKIRLRLIEEGVSELAIQDCEQIMKSEFSALQSQLVLLKQKQWLLIDTLRQLETEKVDLENTVVDESQRQADNGCSGELRHEKFSGTATESDDDNERGDAAEEEFDEEENTFFDTRDFLSSSSFKSSGSGFRTSSFSSDEDGFESEDDIDPSIKSIGCNYPRVKRRKNLPDPVEKEKSVSLWSMIKDNIGKDLTKVCLPVYFNEPLSSLQKCFEDLEYSYLLDRAFEYGKRGNSLMRILNVAAFAVSGYASTEGRICKPFNPLLGETYEADYPDKGLRFFSEKVSHHPMVVACHCDGTGWKFWGDSNLRSKFWGRSIQLDPVGVLTLQFDDGEILQWSKVTTSIYNLILGKLYCDHYGTMRIEGSAEYSCKLKFKEQSIIDRNPHQVHGIVQNKSGKTVATMFGKWDESIHFVTGDCSGKGKLSEDMSGAQLLWKRSKPPGNATKYNLTRFAITLNELTPGLKERLPPTDSRLRPDQRYLENGEFEMANTEKLRLEQRQRQARKMQERGWKPRWFMKEKGSESYRYKGGYWEAREDGSWVDCPDIFGHIDSDQQMIE; translated from the exons ATGCATCCCTTCTGTTGCGTTACAACTGTCTCCGATCACTCTCCTTCGATGCCTCCGTTACCTGAACCACAACCGCCTCTACCGAATTACGCCGCCGATTTTGGTTCGGCGAGATCCGAACCGATTATAACTCGATCTGCTTCTCAAAGTTATAATCATTCAGGTCAATTCAATAACAATCTTATTCATAGTCTCTCGTTTAATCATCACCAGAGTGATGTAACGGATCGATTGGGGCAACGCGTTTTAGCTTTGCCGGCGGCGGTTAGAGAACCACCGGTTGATGTTAAGATTAACGATATCGTTGGGAATGGAATTGCTGGGATTTTGTATAAGTGGGTGAATTATGGTAGAGGATGGAGACCTAGGTGGTTTGTTTTGCAAGATGGTGTTCTTTCTTATTATAAGATTCATGGACCTGATAAGATCTTTGTTAGTCCTGAAACTGAGAAAGGATCTAAAGTCATTGGAGATGAGTCTGCTCGTATGATCTCTAGGCATAATCGCCGTGGCGGTAGCAGTAGTAGTTGCCAGCTTCGTCGCAAGCCATTCGGAGAAGTCCATCTCAAG GTTTCTTCAGTTAGAGAGAGTAGATCAGATGATAAGAGGTTTTCCATTTTTACTGGTACCAAGAGGCTTCATTTGCGTGCGGAGACGCGAGAGGACCGAACAACTTGGGTTGAGGCTTTACAAGCTGTTAAAGATATGTTTCCAAGGATGTCTAATAGTGAGTTGATGGCTCCGACTAACAATTTGGCTATGTCGACGGAGAAGATTAGGTTAAGGTTGATTGAGGAAGGAGTAAGTGAGTTAGCTATTCAGGACTGTGAGCAAATTATGAAGTCTGAGTTCTCAGCACTTCAGAGCCAGCTGGTGCTTCTTAAACAGAAGCAGTGGCTTCTCATTGATACTCTTAGGCAGTTGGAG ACAGAAAAGGTAGATCTTGAGAACACAGTTGTAGATGAAAGTCAAAGACAGGCTGATAATGGATGTTCCGGTGAATTAAGACACGAGAAGTTCAGTG GCACTGCCACTGAgtctgatgatgataatgaacgAGGTGATGCCGCCGAGGAGGAAtttgatgaggaagaaaataCCTTTTTTGATACACgtgattttctttcttcaagtTCTTTCAAGAGTAGTGGTTCTGGTTTTCGTACATCATCATTTTCGTCCGATGAAGATGGCTTTGAGTCTGAAGATGATATTGATCCTTCCATCAAGTCTATTGGATGCAATTATCCTCGCGTCAAAAGGAGGAAGAATTTACCTGATCCggttgaaaaagagaaaagtgttAGCCTTTGGTCAATGATCAAAGACAATATAGGGAAGGATCTCACAAAAGTCTGTCTTCCTGTTTACTTCAACGAGCCACTTTCTTCTTTACAGAAATGTTTTGAGGATTTGGAATATTCGTACCTTCTTGACCGAGCATTTGAATATGGCAAAAGG GGAAATAGCCTCATGAGGATACTTAATGTAGCTGCTTTTGCTGTATCTGGGTATGCATCAACTGAAGGAAGAATTTGCAAACCTTTTAATCCATTGTTAGGTGAAACATACGAGGCAGACTATCCAGACAAAGGCCTTCgatttttttcagaaaag GTCAGTCATCATCCTATGGTTGTCGCATGCCATTGTGATGGCACCGGATGGAAATTCTGGGGAGACAGCAATCTTAGGAGCAAATTCTGGGGTCGATCTATTCAGCTTGATCCTGTTGGTGTATTGACTTTGCAatttgatgatggagaaaTCCTTCAGTGGAGTAAG GTGACTACATCAATATACAATCTCATACTTGGTAAACTATACTGTGATCACTATGGTACTATGCGTATTGAGGGTAGTGCAGAATACTCATGTAAACTTAAATTCAAGGAGCAGTCCATCATAGACCGAAATCCTCATCAG GTTCATGGTATAGTTCAAAACAAGAGTGGGAAGACAGTGGCAACTATGTTTGGGAAATGGGATGAGAGCATACACTTTGTGACGGGTGATTGTTCTGGAAAAGGGAAATTGAGTGAAGATATGTCAGGAGCTCAACTTCTCTGGAAACGGAGCAAACCTCCTGGAAACGCAACAAAGTATAATCTAACACGTTTTGCAATCACATTGAATGAGCTTACACCTGGGCTTAAG GAGAGGCTGCCACCAACGGATTCAAGGCTGCGACCGGACCAGAGGTATCTCGAGAACGGAGAGTTTGAAATGGCCAACACAGAAAAGTTGCGGCTGGAACAGCGACAACGTCAG